From Kineosporia succinea, the proteins below share one genomic window:
- the rsmA gene encoding 16S rRNA (adenine(1518)-N(6)/adenine(1519)-N(6))-dimethyltransferase RsmA — translation MSTSSISLLGPADVRQLAERLDVRPTKTLGQNFVVDANTVRRIARLAGIGEGDLVTEIGPGLGSLTLALLETGATVVAVEIDPKLAAELPATVAAKAPDASSRFSVVLSDALLVHAPQLEVDGRTPTAVVANLPYNVAVPVLLTLLERVDTLRSGLVMVQAEVADRLAARPGDKVYGVPSVKAAWYADVRRAGAVGRQVFWPVPNVESGLVQFTGRPQPETTATREEVFACVDAAFAQRRKTLRAALAGWAGSPDAAEAALRQAGIDPKTRGERLTVQQFADVAAAHKG, via the coding sequence GTGTCCACGTCGTCCATCTCCCTCCTCGGCCCGGCCGACGTCCGTCAGCTGGCCGAACGGCTCGACGTCCGCCCGACCAAGACCCTCGGCCAGAACTTCGTGGTCGACGCGAACACCGTGCGCCGCATCGCGCGGCTGGCCGGCATCGGTGAGGGCGACCTGGTCACCGAGATCGGGCCCGGCCTGGGCTCGCTGACCCTGGCGCTGCTGGAGACCGGCGCGACCGTGGTCGCGGTCGAGATCGATCCCAAACTGGCGGCCGAACTGCCGGCCACCGTCGCGGCCAAGGCGCCCGACGCGTCCTCACGCTTCAGTGTCGTTCTCTCCGACGCCCTGCTGGTGCACGCACCGCAGCTCGAGGTCGACGGCCGCACCCCGACCGCGGTGGTGGCCAACCTGCCCTACAACGTGGCCGTGCCGGTGCTGCTGACCCTGCTCGAGCGGGTCGACACCCTGCGCTCCGGCCTGGTGATGGTGCAGGCCGAGGTGGCCGACCGGCTCGCGGCCCGCCCCGGCGACAAGGTCTACGGCGTGCCGTCGGTGAAGGCCGCCTGGTACGCGGACGTGCGCCGGGCCGGTGCGGTCGGGCGGCAGGTGTTCTGGCCGGTGCCGAACGTGGAGAGCGGGCTGGTGCAGTTCACCGGCCGCCCGCAGCCGGAGACGACGGCCACCCGTGAAGAGGTGTTCGCCTGCGTCGACGCCGCCTTCGCCCAGCGCCGCAAGACGCTGCGGGCCGCGCTGGCGGGCTGGGCGGGCTCGCCCGACGCCGCCGAGGCCGCGCTGCGCCAGGCCGGGATCGACCCGAAGACCCGCGGGGAACGGCTCACCGTGCAGCAGTTCGCAGACGTGGCGGCAGCTCACAAAGGCTGA
- a CDS encoding transglycosylase family protein has protein sequence MAQCESGGNPKAVNPAGYYGLYQFSTSTWAAVGGSGNPADASASEQTYRAKLLYKKAGAGQWPVCGKKL, from the coding sequence CTGGCCCAGTGCGAGTCGGGCGGCAACCCGAAGGCGGTCAACCCGGCCGGCTACTACGGGCTCTACCAGTTCAGCACCAGCACGTGGGCGGCGGTGGGCGGCTCGGGCAACCCGGCCGACGCCAGCGCCTCCGAGCAGACCTACCGCGCCAAGCTCCTCTACAAGAAGGCCGGCGCCGGTCAGTGGCCGGTCTGCGGCAAGAAGCTGTAA
- a CDS encoding TatD family hydrolase, with protein sequence MKKNDEPVPLPEALPSPVVDNHTHLDHVRGTEVGSTQAEQHVKDLIGKAVSVNVTRMVQIGCDLPAARWTVEAVDRFPELLGGVALHPTEATKHAASKELNAAFAEIEQLARHPRVRVIGETGLDHYWVTDDDGKAAQEDSFRRHIDLAKRLGKALQIHDRDAHDDVIRVLDEEGTPEKTVFHCFSGDAAMARLAADRGWYLSFAGTVTFKNAADLREALKAVPLERVMVETDAPYLTPVPHRGRVNASYLVPLTVRAMAAELGRDLDEVCTILNSTTESVYGPW encoded by the coding sequence ATGAAGAAGAACGACGAACCGGTCCCGCTGCCGGAGGCCCTGCCTTCGCCGGTCGTGGACAACCACACCCACCTCGACCACGTGCGGGGAACCGAGGTCGGCAGCACGCAGGCCGAACAGCACGTCAAAGACCTGATTGGGAAAGCGGTCTCGGTCAACGTCACCCGCATGGTCCAGATCGGTTGCGACCTCCCGGCCGCCCGCTGGACCGTCGAGGCCGTCGACCGCTTTCCCGAACTGCTCGGCGGTGTCGCCCTGCACCCCACCGAGGCCACGAAACACGCTGCCTCGAAAGAACTCAATGCGGCCTTCGCCGAGATCGAGCAGCTCGCGCGGCATCCCCGGGTGCGGGTCATCGGCGAGACCGGCCTCGACCACTACTGGGTCACCGACGACGACGGAAAAGCCGCACAGGAAGACTCCTTCCGGCGTCACATCGACCTGGCCAAGCGGCTGGGCAAGGCGCTGCAGATCCACGACCGCGACGCTCACGACGACGTGATCCGGGTTCTCGACGAGGAGGGAACGCCGGAGAAGACGGTGTTCCACTGCTTCTCGGGCGACGCCGCGATGGCCCGGCTGGCGGCCGACCGCGGCTGGTACCTGTCGTTCGCCGGCACGGTGACCTTCAAGAACGCCGCCGACCTGCGCGAGGCCCTGAAGGCCGTGCCGCTCGAGCGGGTCATGGTCGAGACCGACGCTCCCTACCTGACTCCCGTGCCTCACCGGGGCCGGGTCAACGCGAGCTACCTGGTGCCGCTCACGGTGCGGGCGATGGCCGCGGAGCTGGGGCGCGATCTGGACGAGGTCTGCACCATCCTCAACAGCACCACCGAGAGCGTCTACGGTCCCTGGTAA
- the metG gene encoding methionine--tRNA ligase, with product MTRILTAVAWPYANGPRHIGHVAGFGVPSDVYSRYMRMAGHDVLMVSGTDEHGTPILVQAEQEGVTPRELADRYNRMIVEDLHALGLSYDLFTRTTTVNHYTVAQELFRTDHANGYMIEQTTTGAVSPSTGRTLPDRYIEGTCPICGYGNARGDQCDNCGNQLDPADLINPKSKVNGETPEFVETTHFFLDLPALSEALGEWLKTRTGWRPNVLKFSLNLLEDLKPRAMTRDIDWGIPVPLEGWEDNKSKRLYVWFDAVVGYLSASIEWARRTDDPEQWRKWWNDTEAVSNYFMGKDNITFHSQIWPAELLAYAGKGAKGGEVGKYGELNLPTEVVSSEFLTMEGKQFSSSRGVVIYVRDILSRYQPDALRYFICAAGPENQDTDFTWAEFVRRTNDELVAGWGNLVNRTASLINKNLGEIPAAGELQPVDTQLLETTKAGFTSVGDLLAAHKQKAALAEAMRIVGETNKYLSDTEPWKLKKTDFERMKTVLHVAAQAISDCRVLLSPFLPHSSQKVYETFGGVGTVAPLPEIREVEDLDGGPGYPVLMGNYTLGETVAAWESVAIVPGTPIAAPTPIFTKLDDSVVEEELARLADKDK from the coding sequence ATGACCAGGATCCTCACCGCGGTCGCTTGGCCTTACGCCAACGGCCCTCGTCACATCGGCCATGTCGCCGGCTTCGGCGTGCCCTCCGACGTCTACAGCCGCTACATGCGAATGGCCGGTCATGACGTGCTCATGGTGAGCGGCACCGACGAGCACGGCACGCCGATCCTGGTGCAGGCCGAGCAGGAAGGCGTGACGCCGCGCGAGCTGGCCGACCGCTACAACCGCATGATCGTCGAAGACCTGCACGCCCTCGGCCTGTCCTACGACCTGTTCACCCGCACCACCACGGTCAACCACTACACCGTGGCGCAGGAGCTGTTCCGCACCGACCACGCCAACGGCTACATGATCGAGCAGACCACGACCGGGGCGGTCTCGCCGTCCACCGGCCGTACCCTGCCCGACCGCTACATCGAGGGCACCTGCCCGATCTGTGGCTACGGCAACGCCCGCGGCGACCAGTGCGACAACTGCGGCAACCAGCTCGACCCGGCCGACCTGATCAACCCGAAGAGCAAGGTCAACGGCGAGACCCCGGAGTTCGTCGAGACCACGCACTTCTTCCTCGACCTGCCCGCGCTGTCCGAGGCGCTGGGCGAGTGGCTGAAGACGCGCACGGGCTGGCGTCCGAACGTTCTCAAGTTCTCGCTCAACCTGCTGGAAGACCTCAAGCCCCGCGCGATGACGCGGGACATCGACTGGGGCATCCCGGTTCCGCTCGAGGGCTGGGAAGACAACAAGAGCAAGCGGCTCTACGTCTGGTTCGACGCGGTGGTCGGCTACCTGTCGGCCTCGATCGAGTGGGCCCGGCGCACCGACGACCCGGAGCAGTGGCGCAAGTGGTGGAACGACACCGAGGCGGTGTCGAACTACTTCATGGGCAAGGACAACATCACCTTCCACTCGCAGATCTGGCCGGCCGAGCTCCTGGCCTACGCGGGCAAGGGCGCGAAGGGGGGCGAGGTCGGTAAGTACGGCGAGCTGAACCTGCCCACCGAGGTCGTCAGCAGCGAGTTCCTCACGATGGAGGGCAAGCAGTTCTCCTCCAGCCGCGGCGTGGTCATCTACGTGCGCGACATCCTGAGCCGCTACCAGCCCGACGCACTGCGCTACTTCATCTGCGCCGCCGGCCCGGAGAACCAGGACACCGACTTCACCTGGGCCGAGTTCGTGCGCCGCACCAACGACGAACTGGTCGCCGGCTGGGGCAACCTGGTCAACCGCACGGCCTCGCTGATCAACAAGAACCTCGGTGAGATCCCGGCGGCCGGTGAGCTGCAGCCGGTCGACACCCAGCTTCTCGAGACCACGAAGGCGGGTTTCACGAGCGTCGGTGACCTGCTCGCCGCGCACAAGCAGAAGGCCGCGCTGGCCGAGGCCATGCGCATCGTCGGTGAGACGAACAAGTACCTCTCCGACACCGAGCCCTGGAAGCTGAAGAAGACCGACTTCGAGCGCATGAAGACGGTTCTGCACGTGGCTGCCCAGGCCATCAGCGACTGCCGGGTGCTGCTCAGCCCGTTCCTGCCGCACAGCTCGCAGAAGGTGTACGAAACCTTCGGCGGCGTCGGCACCGTGGCCCCGCTGCCCGAGATCCGCGAGGTCGAGGACCTCGACGGCGGCCCGGGCTACCCGGTCCTGATGGGCAACTACACGCTCGGCGAGACCGTGGCGGCCTGGGAGTCGGTGGCGATCGTGCCCGGCACCCCGATCGCGGCGCCCACGCCGATCTTCACCAAGCTCGACGACTCGGTGGTCGAGGAAGAGCTCGCCCGCCTCGCCGACAAAGACAAATAA
- a CDS encoding DUF6493 family protein: MAEAVVDVVDWDGLLKVMRKDGAEVTEKLVLGLTEAQRRELAPKVATFARLATRWWDDDNEQAHVFRNPRRGPDGLMACLAIAAVGTLPASKLVVALRRIEVDDARGVDTLTARLLRVLEVRGLTGQPKLAADLAGRVRADDLWSEAWFPRLALELVRLAPGEPPTPPAFSLYWVRDVQRVVADVRARPSWSVLVMRALALRDGGQLFDEEGRGEALVRLAAEGALSRSELVDACVGALQTTDRKVDLHGLLVLHGQIDPTAAEVGSRLGQYVSLVAAAPANVATMAQQRLRRLDEAGELPASILTEVTSAIMVRPDKGLFKGQLTWLRTALRGAPREPLVLATASGLGHPDPALQKRVLDLIAPHLGELFELARAELVLAAQALAPDLRMRAAGLLGAVAEEPIAGPELPVPQPAPAFEAITDPEELAEELAVYLRGDDWWRQKDVVRIERFLDALVRFSWHDPEGLRAALAPVAEQRTWLSAEVPPQKYSKKLGNAHAVRDLGDALQGCVSSALACADRPAGERHRQAVALADLALPRVSWSAPDPSVPLFHRLCEILAGIWWAPVPVLLATPSTVDGAVEAAELVRRLQLIEAAGCLPWPHDLSQAWLRVRPADRAGVLEVVRRVAGAERAEQLDVLGAAEARVDLDSWTRKSDTWFYGPQDTSYITSPVATLTPNESAARLPDPWKRLWDLPVPQTHAHTYRDKTWLNFWTAMLPFDRDVVAAHLVHEVRELDRDAGVVLQFHGEVAGPTGRATQLLYCFGLDLADATERAGTTEALIAVLARGELDPSGFGALLGELVADRQVKLNRVVEGLRGVGQAGGWAQLWPVLAAALPACLPRGDDDPVNRLGDLLALAVEAAQSGGVAQLGEVAQSGGVAQPGEVAQLGEVAQLGEVAQLGEAATAPTTGAEPTGAEPTGADLHQRLTEVAARRSGSRVRSEARRLLAVLPGPRPS, encoded by the coding sequence ATGGCAGAGGCAGTGGTGGACGTGGTGGACTGGGACGGCCTGCTCAAGGTCATGCGTAAGGACGGGGCCGAGGTCACCGAGAAGCTGGTGCTCGGGCTGACCGAGGCACAGCGCCGCGAGCTGGCGCCGAAGGTCGCGACGTTCGCCCGGCTGGCCACGCGGTGGTGGGACGACGACAACGAGCAGGCGCACGTGTTCCGCAACCCCCGGCGGGGGCCGGACGGCCTGATGGCCTGCCTGGCGATCGCGGCCGTGGGCACCCTGCCCGCCTCCAAACTGGTGGTGGCGCTGCGCCGGATCGAGGTGGACGACGCCCGGGGGGTCGACACCCTGACCGCCCGTCTGCTGCGGGTTCTCGAGGTCCGGGGGCTCACCGGGCAGCCGAAGCTCGCCGCCGACCTGGCCGGGCGGGTGCGGGCCGACGACCTCTGGAGCGAGGCCTGGTTCCCCCGCCTGGCGCTCGAACTGGTCCGGCTCGCCCCCGGTGAACCGCCCACGCCGCCGGCGTTCTCGCTGTACTGGGTGCGTGACGTGCAGCGGGTGGTCGCCGACGTGCGGGCCCGGCCGTCCTGGTCGGTGCTGGTGATGCGGGCCCTGGCACTGCGTGACGGCGGTCAGCTGTTCGACGAGGAGGGGCGGGGCGAGGCCCTGGTGCGGCTCGCCGCCGAGGGGGCGCTGTCCCGGTCCGAGCTGGTCGACGCCTGTGTCGGGGCGCTGCAGACCACCGACCGCAAGGTCGACCTGCACGGTCTGCTGGTGCTGCACGGCCAGATCGACCCGACGGCGGCCGAGGTCGGCAGCCGGCTCGGGCAGTACGTCAGCCTGGTCGCGGCCGCCCCCGCGAACGTGGCCACGATGGCCCAGCAGCGGCTGCGCCGGCTCGACGAGGCCGGTGAGCTGCCCGCGTCGATTCTCACCGAGGTCACCTCGGCGATCATGGTGCGGCCCGACAAGGGGCTGTTCAAGGGGCAGCTCACCTGGCTGCGCACCGCTCTGCGCGGTGCTCCGCGGGAGCCGCTGGTTCTGGCGACGGCCTCCGGGCTGGGCCATCCCGATCCGGCGCTGCAGAAGCGGGTGCTCGACCTGATCGCGCCGCACCTGGGGGAGCTGTTCGAATTGGCCCGCGCCGAACTGGTTCTCGCGGCACAGGCCCTGGCGCCCGACCTGCGGATGCGGGCGGCCGGGCTGCTCGGTGCGGTTGCCGAAGAGCCGATCGCCGGCCCGGAACTGCCCGTCCCGCAGCCCGCCCCGGCGTTCGAGGCGATCACCGACCCGGAGGAGCTGGCCGAGGAGCTGGCGGTGTACCTCCGCGGAGACGACTGGTGGCGGCAGAAAGACGTGGTGCGCATCGAGCGCTTTCTCGACGCGCTGGTGCGGTTCTCCTGGCACGACCCGGAGGGGCTGCGCGCGGCGCTGGCCCCGGTGGCCGAGCAGCGGACGTGGCTCAGTGCGGAGGTACCGCCCCAGAAGTACTCGAAGAAGCTCGGTAACGCCCACGCCGTGCGGGACCTCGGCGACGCGCTGCAGGGCTGCGTGAGCTCGGCGCTGGCCTGCGCCGACCGTCCGGCCGGGGAACGGCACCGCCAGGCGGTCGCTCTCGCCGACCTGGCGCTGCCGAGGGTGTCCTGGTCGGCGCCCGATCCGAGTGTGCCGCTGTTCCACCGGTTGTGCGAGATTCTGGCCGGCATCTGGTGGGCGCCGGTGCCGGTGCTGCTGGCCACGCCGAGCACCGTCGACGGCGCGGTCGAGGCCGCCGAGCTGGTCCGCCGGCTGCAGCTGATCGAGGCGGCCGGGTGCCTTCCCTGGCCGCACGACCTGAGCCAGGCCTGGCTGCGGGTGCGGCCGGCCGATCGGGCCGGGGTGCTCGAGGTGGTGCGCCGGGTCGCCGGGGCCGAGCGGGCCGAGCAGCTCGACGTGCTCGGCGCGGCCGAGGCCCGGGTGGACCTCGACTCCTGGACCCGCAAGAGCGACACCTGGTTCTACGGGCCTCAAGACACGTCGTACATCACCTCGCCGGTCGCGACCCTGACCCCGAACGAGTCGGCGGCGCGGCTGCCCGACCCGTGGAAACGACTCTGGGATCTACCGGTTCCCCAGACCCACGCCCACACCTACCGCGACAAGACCTGGCTGAACTTCTGGACGGCCATGCTCCCCTTCGACCGCGACGTGGTGGCCGCCCACCTGGTGCACGAGGTGCGCGAGCTGGATCGGGACGCCGGGGTCGTGCTGCAGTTCCACGGCGAGGTGGCCGGGCCGACCGGTCGGGCCACGCAGTTGCTGTACTGCTTCGGGCTCGACCTGGCCGACGCGACCGAGCGGGCAGGCACCACCGAGGCCCTGATCGCGGTGCTGGCCCGGGGCGAGCTCGACCCGTCCGGGTTCGGGGCGCTGCTCGGTGAGCTGGTCGCCGATCGGCAGGTGAAGCTGAACCGGGTGGTCGAGGGGCTGCGGGGTGTCGGGCAGGCCGGGGGCTGGGCGCAGCTCTGGCCGGTCCTGGCCGCGGCGCTGCCGGCCTGTCTGCCCCGGGGTGACGACGACCCGGTCAACCGGCTCGGCGACCTGCTGGCCCTGGCGGTCGAGGCCGCCCAGTCGGGCGGGGTGGCCCAGCTGGGTGAGGTGGCCCAGTCGGGCGGGGTGGCTCAGCCGGGTGAGGTGGCCCAGTTGGGTGAGGTGGCCCAGCTGGGTGAGGTGGCCCAGCTGGGTGAGGCGGCAACAGCACCCACGACCGGCGCCGAGCCGACCGGCGCCGAGCCGACCGGTGCCGACCTGCACCAGAGACTCACCGAGGTCGCCGCCCGCCGGAGTGGGAGCCGGGTCCGCAGCGAGGCCCGTCGCCTCCTCGCGGTGCTGCCCGGGCCCCGTCCGTCATAA
- a CDS encoding SWIM zinc finger family protein: MESVQTYSYRRPSSLAPGELDLETSGGTALRGPSGAGAHPRFFNGFLQRPGVAAAGLLAVAEVARTRYFQPADTAFRDPVVTSDGERLRFESFSVCGGVHLRLDVLSAGYDGDVVDHGTTNVDVNEPLRRLLSGVLDGSALHLAVGPDDVTVTTKTDAVVEKKVPLPERWVRGFGEIYVLTGDFEARAEIPAAEAARLLRSLPSQRRASGAFWFAPAGRSLRLVSRPTPGAVCLPAPQRLSAILPLLRFATGLRVYGPPVTGAGHPVASAWELTLPGMRLTATLSPDATRGFSGEGAVLDALASDTGAEDADLVSVLLAFEPRIDIAELAAGSGLTPARVRDALVRLGASGRVGRDLAEAASFHRELPFAGDVIERMNPRHGAARALVASGAVSVGRNQPGEVSALVSSGDHRHRVRLVGDRRSCTCPWFAKHQGSRGPCKHVLAVEQSVRGEI, from the coding sequence ATGGAGTCGGTCCAGACCTACAGCTACCGTCGGCCGTCCAGTCTCGCCCCCGGCGAGCTGGACCTGGAGACGTCCGGGGGCACCGCGCTGCGCGGTCCCTCCGGCGCGGGGGCACATCCGCGGTTCTTCAACGGGTTCCTGCAGCGCCCCGGGGTGGCCGCGGCCGGTTTGCTGGCTGTGGCAGAAGTGGCGCGCACCCGCTACTTCCAGCCCGCCGACACCGCGTTCCGCGATCCGGTGGTCACCAGCGACGGTGAGCGGCTGCGGTTCGAGTCGTTCTCGGTGTGCGGTGGCGTGCACCTGCGGCTCGACGTGCTGAGCGCGGGGTACGACGGCGACGTGGTCGATCACGGCACCACCAATGTCGACGTCAACGAGCCGCTGCGGCGCCTGCTGAGCGGGGTGCTCGACGGCAGCGCCCTGCACCTGGCGGTCGGTCCCGACGACGTCACGGTCACCACGAAGACCGACGCGGTGGTGGAGAAGAAGGTGCCGCTGCCCGAGCGGTGGGTGCGTGGGTTCGGCGAGATCTATGTGCTCACAGGCGATTTCGAGGCACGGGCCGAGATCCCGGCGGCCGAGGCGGCCCGGTTGCTGCGCTCACTGCCGAGTCAGCGGCGGGCGAGCGGGGCGTTCTGGTTCGCCCCGGCCGGCCGGTCGCTGCGGCTGGTCTCCCGGCCGACGCCGGGCGCGGTGTGTCTGCCCGCCCCGCAGCGGCTCTCGGCGATCCTGCCGTTGCTGCGGTTCGCCACCGGGCTGCGGGTCTACGGGCCGCCCGTCACCGGGGCCGGTCATCCGGTGGCCAGCGCCTGGGAGCTGACACTGCCCGGCATGCGGCTCACCGCCACGCTGTCGCCCGACGCCACCCGCGGTTTCTCCGGTGAGGGCGCGGTGCTCGACGCGCTCGCGTCCGACACCGGGGCCGAAGACGCCGACCTGGTCAGTGTGCTGCTGGCCTTCGAGCCGCGCATCGACATCGCCGAGCTGGCCGCCGGTTCCGGGCTCACACCGGCCCGGGTGCGAGACGCGCTGGTGCGGCTCGGGGCGTCCGGGCGGGTCGGGCGAGATCTGGCCGAGGCCGCCTCGTTCCACCGTGAGCTGCCGTTCGCGGGTGACGTGATCGAGCGCATGAATCCCCGTCACGGGGCCGCGAGAGCGCTGGTCGCGAGTGGGGCGGTGTCGGTCGGGCGCAACCAGCCGGGCGAGGTGTCGGCGCTGGTGAGCAGCGGCGACCACCGGCACCGGGTGCGCCTGGTGGGAGATCGCCGCTCGTGCACCTGCCCGTGGTTCGCGAAGCATCAGGGCAGTCGGGGGCCGTGCAAACACGTTCTCGCGGTGGAGCAGTCGGTTCGTGGGGAGATCTGA
- a CDS encoding aminotransferase class I/II-fold pyridoxal phosphate-dependent enzyme, with protein MEFRRIPGLPPYVFTIIDGLKLEARRAGKDIVDLGFGNPDIPSPEIAVEKLAEAARNSRNHRYSSSRGLPKLREAIAARYADQYGVELDPVANVIATIGAKEGFSHLMWVLLQPGDAALVPSPSYPIHIWGPYFAGADARQVTIGPGGASDYVDAVMEAWEYGWPKPRVVVLCFPHNPTTATATKEDLQRLVDWARQRDVVLVHDFAYADVWFDGVRPPSILECEGALECAVELYSMTKSFSMAGWRMAFLLGNAEVVAALAKLKSYLDYGSFQPVQIAATVTLNEASEYPAEVNAIYEARRNALCDGLTRIGWEVERPAGTMFVWAPIPPRFRAEGSIAFATRLVKECDVAVSPGVGFGPDGDGHVRFALIENEHRIAQAVRQIKRGLF; from the coding sequence GTGGAGTTCAGGAGAATCCCGGGGTTGCCGCCGTACGTCTTCACCATCATCGACGGGTTGAAGCTCGAGGCGCGACGAGCCGGGAAAGACATCGTGGACCTGGGTTTCGGTAATCCGGACATCCCCAGTCCGGAGATCGCCGTGGAGAAGCTGGCCGAGGCCGCGCGCAATTCGCGCAACCACCGGTACTCCTCGAGCCGGGGCCTGCCCAAGTTGCGCGAGGCGATCGCGGCCCGTTACGCCGACCAGTACGGCGTGGAGCTCGACCCGGTGGCCAACGTCATCGCCACGATCGGCGCGAAAGAGGGCTTCAGTCACCTGATGTGGGTGCTGCTGCAGCCCGGCGACGCGGCGCTGGTGCCCTCGCCGTCGTACCCGATCCACATCTGGGGCCCGTACTTCGCCGGGGCCGACGCCCGGCAGGTCACGATCGGGCCGGGTGGTGCCTCCGACTACGTGGACGCGGTGATGGAGGCCTGGGAGTACGGCTGGCCCAAGCCCCGCGTGGTGGTGCTGTGCTTCCCGCACAATCCGACCACCGCGACCGCCACCAAGGAAGACCTGCAGCGTCTGGTCGACTGGGCACGGCAGCGCGACGTGGTGCTGGTGCACGACTTCGCCTACGCCGACGTCTGGTTCGACGGGGTGCGGCCGCCTTCGATCCTGGAGTGCGAGGGCGCGCTGGAGTGCGCGGTCGAGCTGTACTCGATGACCAAGTCGTTCTCGATGGCGGGCTGGCGGATGGCCTTCCTGCTGGGCAACGCCGAGGTGGTCGCGGCGCTGGCGAAGCTGAAGAGCTACCTCGACTACGGCTCGTTCCAGCCGGTGCAGATCGCGGCCACGGTGACGCTGAACGAGGCCTCGGAGTACCCGGCCGAGGTCAACGCCATCTACGAGGCACGGCGTAATGCCCTGTGCGACGGGCTGACCCGGATCGGGTGGGAGGTGGAGCGGCCGGCCGGGACGATGTTCGTCTGGGCTCCGATCCCGCCCCGGTTCCGCGCGGAGGGCTCGATCGCGTTCGCGACCCGGCTGGTGAAGGAGTGCGACGTGGCGGTGTCGCCGGGTGTCGGGTTCGGGCCGGACGGGGACGGGCACGTGCGGTTCGCGCTGATCGAGAACGAGCACCGCATCGCGCAGGCGGTGCGTCAGATCAAGCGGGGGCTGTTCTAG
- a CDS encoding VOC family protein, whose translation MPTRLTNLVIDSADPAALARWWGEALGWTVSYEDVNESDLTPAPGEPGLELTFVPVPEAKNGWNRLHLDLASRDAAHQAETVARLEQAGATRVDIGVERPWVVLADPEGNEFCVLEHRDEYDNRGPVAAVVAFAHDPAALGSFWQQAAGGELEAPDGPTATIELTTPGPLLEFIRSEAPKTVKNRLHLDVRPYADDDQAAEVSRLVNLGALRTDVGQEQAAPGEVTWTVLTDPEGNEFCVLRPRA comes from the coding sequence ATGCCGACCCGGTTGACGAACCTCGTGATCGACTCCGCCGACCCCGCCGCCCTGGCCCGCTGGTGGGGTGAGGCACTGGGCTGGACCGTCTCCTACGAAGACGTGAACGAGAGCGACCTGACCCCGGCCCCGGGCGAGCCCGGCCTCGAGCTCACGTTCGTGCCGGTGCCCGAGGCCAAGAACGGCTGGAACCGCCTGCACCTCGACCTCGCCTCCCGCGACGCCGCGCACCAGGCCGAGACCGTGGCCCGGCTGGAGCAGGCCGGCGCCACCCGCGTCGACATCGGCGTGGAGCGTCCCTGGGTGGTGCTCGCCGATCCGGAGGGCAACGAGTTCTGCGTGCTCGAGCACCGCGACGAGTACGACAACCGCGGCCCGGTCGCGGCCGTCGTCGCGTTCGCCCACGACCCGGCCGCCCTCGGCTCGTTCTGGCAGCAGGCCGCCGGCGGTGAGCTCGAGGCCCCCGACGGCCCGACCGCCACGATCGAGCTGACCACCCCCGGGCCGCTGCTGGAGTTCATCCGCAGCGAGGCCCCCAAGACCGTGAAGAACCGCCTGCACCTCGACGTTCGCCCCTACGCCGACGACGACCAGGCCGCCGAGGTCAGCCGTCTCGTCAACCTGGGCGCGCTGCGCACCGACGTCGGCCAGGAGCAGGCCGCCCCCGGCGAGGTCACCTGGACGGTGCTGACCGACCCGGAGGGCAACGAGTTCTGCGTGCTGCGCCCCCGAGCCTGA
- a CDS encoding GNAT family N-acetyltransferase, whose protein sequence is MTIRLETDRLILRQWRDEDRAPWAAMNADPEVLHFFPSTRTREQSDLAVDGFIHHIDEFGWGLFATELKESGQFVGTIGLWPMPAGFPAADLTEIGWRLDKPFWGKGYAPEGARAVLEFAFGTLGKPELVSMTTVTNAASRRVMTKIGMTYSPDDDFINPDYEPGFWQGPHVLHRITKERYESERARTAAS, encoded by the coding sequence GTGACGATCCGACTGGAGACCGACCGCCTGATCCTGCGCCAGTGGCGCGACGAGGACCGCGCTCCCTGGGCCGCGATGAACGCCGACCCGGAGGTGCTGCACTTCTTCCCCTCCACCCGAACCCGCGAGCAGTCCGACCTCGCCGTCGACGGGTTCATCCACCACATAGACGAGTTCGGCTGGGGCCTGTTCGCCACCGAGCTCAAGGAGTCCGGCCAGTTCGTGGGCACGATCGGACTCTGGCCCATGCCCGCCGGCTTCCCGGCCGCCGACCTCACCGAGATCGGCTGGCGCCTTGACAAGCCGTTCTGGGGCAAGGGTTACGCGCCCGAGGGAGCCCGGGCGGTGCTGGAGTTCGCCTTCGGGACGCTGGGCAAGCCCGAGCTGGTCTCGATGACCACGGTGACCAACGCGGCCTCACGCCGGGTGATGACGAAGATCGGCATGACCTACTCACCCGACGACGACTTCATCAACCCCGACTACGAACCCGGCTTCTGGCAGGGCCCGCACGTGCTGCACCGCATCACGAAGGAGCGCTACGAGTCCGAACGCGCCCGCACCGCGGCGTCGTAG